In the Malaclemys terrapin pileata isolate rMalTer1 chromosome 12, rMalTer1.hap1, whole genome shotgun sequence genome, one interval contains:
- the LOC128846036 gene encoding olfactory receptor 5V1-like, whose protein sequence is MLMENQTTLTEFTLLGLSNEPHLQIFLFLVFLAIYLITLLGNMMIMLVIWADHHLHTPMYFFLSNLSFLDICYSSVTVPQMLESFLSEKKTISVHGCIAQLFFFFFLATTECYLLAMMAYDRYTAICEPLNYLKMMSESVCMWMAGSAWIAGLLNSLVNTLLVTDLHFCEQKEINHFCCELPVLLPLSCTDTFINEMVLFAFTIILGMLSLLLTLISYMFIISTILRIPSKEGRCKAFSTCTSHLIIVGLFYGTGLISYIRTDSSYSLTLEKVVSIQYSVLTPMFNPIIYSLKNNEVKSSVWRVLRNCK, encoded by the coding sequence ATGCTAATGGAGAATCAAACCACACTGACTGAATTTACTCTCCTGGGTCTTTCCAATGAGCCACACCTCCAGATTTTCCTCTTCCTGGTGTTTTTAGCTATTTATCTAATCACTCTCTTGGGGAACATGATGATAATGCTGGTGATATGGGCTGACCatcaccttcacacccccatgtacttcttcttgAGTAATTTATCCTTTCTCGACATCTGTTACTCCTCAGTAACAGTCCCCCAAATGCTGGAGAGCTTCCTATCAGAGAAGAAGACAATTTCTGTCCATGGGTGCATTGCCCagctgttctttttcttttttctagctACTACAGAGTGCTACCTCCTGGCTATGATGGCTTATGACAGATACACTGCCATATGTGAGCCACTGAATTACTTGAAAATGATGAGTGAATCGGTCTGTATGTGGATGGCAGGTAGCGCGTGGATAGCTGGCTTGCTAAATTCCCTTGTCAACACTCTCCTTGTAACTGACTTACACTTCTGTGAGCAAAAGGAAATTAACCATTTCTGCTGTGAGCTTCCGGTTCTATTACCACTTTCTTGCACTGACACGTTCATCAATGAAATGGTACTGTTTGCCTTCACTATAATTTTAGGGATGCTCTCCCTCCTGTTAACATTGATCTCTTACATGTtcatcatctccaccatcctgagaatACCTTCCAAGGAGGGAAGATGTAAAGCTTTCTCCACATGCACCTCCCATCTCATCATTGTTGGTTTGTTCTATGGGACCGGGCTTATAAGCTACATACGAACTGACTCTAGCTACTCTCTCACTCTGGAAAAGGTGGTGTCCATCCAGTACAGTGTCTTAACTCCCATGTTcaaccccatcatctacagcctgaaGAATAATGAAGTGAAAAGTAGTGTGTGGAGAGTGCTCAGAAATTGCAAATAG